From Penicillium psychrofluorescens genome assembly, chromosome: 1, one genomic window encodes:
- a CDS encoding uncharacterized protein (ID:PFLUO_001526-T1.cds;~source:funannotate) yields MSKPNSPPAQRFAFDGREVDLLHYIYSRPDIKQLRGNPEKVLAAIDDYCQKFNQLINVGPTKGPFITNLIAERKPSVMIELGGYIGYSAILFGAAVRANGGKRFLSLENNPEMAAVANQLVELAGLRDTVQILVGSSSDLLVELVSEQKDIQSVEMLFLDHWQDLYLPDLWLLEQLDVLVPGKSVLLADNVIMPGAPKYLEWVKATPSQKEGLVEKLGAGSAVPKPELVYETTLHEFEAEFGKDAVAVTEVKA; encoded by the exons ATGTCGAAACCAAACTCTCCTCCCGCCCAACGGTTCGCTTTT GACGGCCGCGAAGTCGACCTGCTTCACTACATCTACTCCCGCCCCGACATTAAGCAGTTGCGCGGGAACCCCGAAAAGGTCCTGGCCGCCATTGACGATTACTGTCAAAAGTTCAACCAGCTCATCAACGTGGGCCCAACGAAAGGCCCGTTCATCACCAATCTCATCGCCGAGCGCAAGCCGTCGGTCATGATCGAGCTGGGCGGATATATTGGCTACTCGGCCATTCTTTTTGGTGCGGCAGTGCGCGCAAATGGAGGAAAGCGGTTCTTGAGCCTTGAGAATAATCCCGAAATGGCGGCTGTCGCGAATCAACTCGTCGAGTTGGCGGGTCTGCGCGATACTGTGCAGATCCTGGTGGGCTCAAGCAGTGACTTGCTGGTGGAGCTTGTTTCGGAACAGAAGGATATTCAGAGCGTGGAGATGCTGTTCCTGGACCACTGGCAGGATCTTTATTTGCCGGATTTATGgctgctggagcagttgGATGTCTTGGTGCCAGGCAAATCGGTCTTGCTCGCGGATAACGTGATTATGCCCGGGGCACCGAAGTATCTGGAGTGGGTGAAGGCGACCCCCTCCCAAAAGGAGGGATTGGTAGAGAAGCTGGGCGCAGGGTCTGCTGTCCCGAAGCCGGAACTAGTGTATGAAACGACATTGCACGAGTTTGAGGCTGAGTTTGGCAAG GATGCCGTTGCAGTTACTGAGGTCAAGGCATAA
- a CDS encoding uncharacterized protein (ID:PFLUO_001527-T1.cds;~source:funannotate) produces the protein MQAFVPKNRRPRFDLVLRIIDINNIPLSKGVVFVRWRLPSSSATEHHGTTEKATIVDHQTYWNYEKTLQVRLTIDRTSILQECELLFEVVQEFGSSSSADRNLLGKIKLNLAEYVDKVEDDEGVVRRYLMFESKVNSTLKIGVAMRQTEGDRNFTTPPLKSATVFGGIAGVVHSQEPDDHDELGQLPSINVQSREVADMQDMYRRTLAASWTSRAGDLPADQLVEQLFAGSSCWNNESHNTNHGTGVKGDYADSFLSAETAERQTRTGKRLSPSLNFEKRPKSSSNHSHSSGKSPDSLSTLSHGQKGGSIEQQIYDGAKGRGWRTRNSNNELSEFDVRDDLRSWEVAAKQ, from the exons ATGCAAGCATTTG TTCCCAAGAACAGGAGG CCCCGATTTGACCTTGTTCTGAGG ATCATCGACATCAACAATATTCCTCTGAGTAAGGGCGTCGTCTTCGTACGGTGGCGCCTCCCATCATCCAGCGCAACCGAGCACCATGGAACCACAGAGAAAGCCACAATTGTCGACCACCAAACCTACTGGAACTACGAAAAAACACTGCAAGTACGCCTCACTATTGACCGAACATCCATCCTTCAGGAATGCGAGTTGCTTTTTGAGGTCGTTCAGGAATTCGgatcctcgtccagcgcaGATAGGAACCTGCTGGGCAAGATCAAGCTCAATCTCGCCGAATATGTGGACAAGGTtgaagacgatgagggcGTTGTGCGTCGGTACCTGATGTTTGAGAGCAAGGTCAACAGTACTCTCAAGATTGGGGTAGCGATGCGTCAAACGGAAGGCGATCGCAACTTCACTAC CCCTCCGTTGAAATCTGCGACCGTCTTTGGCGGTATTGCCGGTGTTGTTCACTCCCAGGAACCGGACGACCACGACGAACTGGGCCAGCTGCCATCTATCAATGTGCAAAGCCGCGAAGTGGCTGATATGCAAGACATGTATCGGCGCACGTTGGCAGCATCATGGACCTCCCGAGCTGGCGACCTGCCGGCGGACCAACTGGTTGAACAGTTATTTGCTGGCAGTTCTTGCTGGAACAACGAATCTCACAACACAAACCATGGAACTGGAGTCAAAGGTGACTACGCGGATTCTTTCCTGAGCGCCGAGACCGCTGAGCGGCAGACACGCACGGGCAAGAGATTGTCACCAAGTTTGAATTTCGAGAAACGTCCCAAGAGTTCTAGCAATCATTCCCACAGCAGCGGCAAGTCTCCCGATTCTCTTTCCACACTCAGCCATGGGCAGAAAGGGGGCAGTATTGAGCAGCAGATTTATGACGGCGCGAAGGGACGCGGATGGAGAACTCGGAACTCGAACAATGAGCTGTCTGAGTTTGACGTGCGGGATGATTTGCGGAGTTGGGAAGTTGCAGCGAAACAGTAG
- a CDS encoding uncharacterized protein (ID:PFLUO_001528-T1.cds;~source:funannotate): protein MNKQEPSLPSPPSETVSAVPLDSSIRTTPIHHDLSEIRVPGEPLPSYRYNPVTCQPLDDAEIYLQLERLRREHPSQAAALRAQEQAAKEAKQRIESAERKREQVQKAMDKKIKERNTEMKVLSKYQEVKASDIPS from the coding sequence ATGAATAAACAAGAGCCATCACTcccatctccaccatctgAGACAGTCTCGGCTGTGCCTCTCGACTCATCCATTCGCACGACCCCAATCCACCACGACCTCTCCGAGATCCGCGTGCCAGGCGAGCCGTTGCCCTCATACCGTTACAATCCAGTGACATGCCAGCCTCTCGATGACGCGGAAATTTACCTTCAGCTCGAGCGACTGCGCCGCGAACATCCATCACAAGCCGCAGCTCTGAGGGCACAGGAGCAAGCCGCGAAAGaagcaaagcaaagaatCGAGAGCGCCGAACGAAAGCGCGAACAAGTCCAAAAGGCTAtggacaagaagatcaaagaacGCAATACCGAGATGAAGGTTCTGTCCAAATATCAGGAGGTCAAGGCTTCTGACATTCCGTCGTGA